The genomic region TATGCAAAAATTTTTATTACGTGCCCCCCGATGAATTCGCCCGGACCGCGGGACGCGGAAGCGAGGTGGCCCGTTTGCTCGAAAACCTGTTGGAGCGCCAGCAGGTGCAAACCAATCTCGAGGATGCGCGCAGCTCGCTGGAATCTAAGGTGGAAAAGCGCACGAAAGAACTGGCCGACGCCAACAAAAAGCTGCTTGCGGAGATGGAGGAACGCAAACGGCGGGAAAAGGAAGTCAGGACAGCCAACGAGCTTCTCGAAAGAATATTCTCGACCACGAACATGCTCCTGGCATACCTCGATAGGGAATTTCGTTATATAAAAGTTAATCGCGCTTTCGCGGATTACAGTTGCAAAAAGCCCGGCGACCTGACAGGTGCCCGGCACTTCGATATTTTCCCGGATGCGGAAATGGAAGCAAAATTCAAAGAGGTCATCAACTTCGGCACGCCGATTGTCGGCCTCGGCGAGCGGCTGGAATTTCCGTCCAAGGAATTCGATTCCCCCCGTTATTGGGATTTCGACGTCATACCTGTCAAGGATTCAAGAAACAAAGTGGAAGGCGCGCTTTTCTGCCTTGTAGACGTCACCGAGCGCGTCATCGCGGAGCTCGGCCTTAGGGAGCTGACGGAGCATTTGGACGAGCTCGTCAAAACCAGAACCGAAGAGCTGGCTCGAAGCGAGGAAAGGTACAGGACGCTTGCCGAAAACTCCCCGCTTGGGGTGTATCGCACGACTCCGGACGGCAAAATTTTGTATTGCAATCCGGCGATTTTGCGTATGCTGGGCTATTCCTCTTTCGAGGAAGCCGCGAACCGAAATCTTGAAGAAGAAGGCTTAGAACCGCAGTATTCGCGGGCGGATTTCAAGCATGCGCTTGAAACACAAGGCAGCATTGTGGGGCTGGAATCCGCCTGGAAAACCAAGGACGGCAACACCATTTTCGTGCGCGAGAACGCGAAAGCGATCCGCGATAAGCAAGGCAAGGTCATTTACTACGACGGAACCGTCGAGGACATCACGCGGCGCAAGGCTGCGGAAGACGCGTTGCTAAAGTCCGAGCGGCTGCTGAAAACCTCCTTGAACGCGATGGAGGAATGGGTTCATGTGATAGACAGCGGCCGTACGGTGATTTACGCCAGCGAAAGCTTGAGGCGGATGCTTGCTTCCGCGGGAATGAACGACAAAATAGATGGGCTGGCATTGCGCGATGCACTGCCGTTCGTAACCGACGACACGATGGACGAGTACTCGCTGGTATTCGAAACCGGCACTCCCCAGATGACCTCCGACAGGATAGCGCTTGGGGACAGCGTTTTCGTGGCGGAAATAAAAAAGGTGCCTGTATCAAACGGGGGAAAAGTGGATACGGTTGTGACCGTATTCAGGGATATCACCAAGCATGTGCTTGCGGAAGAAACCAGGAGGGAGAGCGAGGAGCGCTACAAGAAACTTGTGGATACATCCATCGACGCAATCGTTGTGCATTGCGAAGGCAAAATCGTCTTTGCGAATCCGGCGGCCGCCCAACTTTTCGGTGCGAAATCGCCGGACGATCTTCTTGGAATGGCCGCTCTCGATTTAGCGCATCCCGACGGGCGGGAGGCGATATTGCAAAAGAGGCGGATTCTGGAATCCGGCGGTTTCGTCGGGCCTACCGAAGGCAGGTTTGTTAGGCTTGATGGAGCACCGATCGATGTCGAGGTCACCGCCGCCTCGACAACCTTCGGAGGCCGGCTAGCGATTCAGATGATGATCCGGGACATTTCGGGCAGAAAGCTCGCGGCGAGGAAAAGCGAAACGCAGTTCAGGACGATAATCAACGCACTCAAAGATTCCGTGTTCCTTGTGGACAATTCTGGCGTTGTGCTTGAAGTCAACGATGCGGCCTGCAAACTAAGAAACATCTCCCGCGCTGATTTGATCAGAAGAAGCGTGTTCTTCGGCCTGGAAGAGCGGCTTGCGGAATCGCGGAGAAAAAGGCTGGAAGATTGCGTTCGAAGCGGTCAGCCGGTTTTTTTCGAGGATACAAGGGACGACATATTTTTCGAAAACCATCTGTATCCGATTTTGGACGACGACGGCAAAACCACAAGTGTGGTGATTTATGCACACGACGCCACCGAGCGGAAACGGGCGGATTGGGAAAAAGACAGCCTGATACGCGAGCTGACCGCGGCAATAACGGAAATCAAGACCCTCAAAGGGCTAATTCCGATCTGCGCGTCCTGCAAGCGCATCCGCGACGACGCGGGATTCTGGCAGCAAATCGAATCGTACGTCGAGCAGCACTCCGGAGCAGAATTCAGCCACAGCCTGTGTCCCGCGTGCGCAAAGACGCTCTATCCGGAATTGTACGCGGAAAGCGAAGGAGAAGGCGGCGGGAATGAAGGATTTTGACACGATTGAGTCGGTGACCGAAACCGTTTGCAGGCTGCTCGGTATCGCTCCTCCCGAAAATTCCGCATCCGCGCCGCCCGAAAACCTAGTCTGCCGTTTGCGGGAAATGCTTGGGGGAGAGGCAAGGAGGATT from bacterium harbors:
- a CDS encoding PAS domain S-box protein, whose product is ALRIIIDEAWALGEADESQLLEFGAKLARFAAKHEASVMSVYSRRKLNPETILSAIKTHPIVVAGGFVCKNFYYVPPDEFARTAGRGSEVARLLENLLERQQVQTNLEDARSSLESKVEKRTKELADANKKLLAEMEERKRREKEVRTANELLERIFSTTNMLLAYLDREFRYIKVNRAFADYSCKKPGDLTGARHFDIFPDAEMEAKFKEVINFGTPIVGLGERLEFPSKEFDSPRYWDFDVIPVKDSRNKVEGALFCLVDVTERVIAELGLRELTEHLDELVKTRTEELARSEERYRTLAENSPLGVYRTTPDGKILYCNPAILRMLGYSSFEEAANRNLEEEGLEPQYSRADFKHALETQGSIVGLESAWKTKDGNTIFVRENAKAIRDKQGKVIYYDGTVEDITRRKAAEDALLKSERLLKTSLNAMEEWVHVIDSGRTVIYASESLRRMLASAGMNDKIDGLALRDALPFVTDDTMDEYSLVFETGTPQMTSDRIALGDSVFVAEIKKVPVSNGGKVDTVVTVFRDITKHVLAEETRRESEERYKKLVDTSIDAIVVHCEGKIVFANPAAAQLFGAKSPDDLLGMAALDLAHPDGREAILQKRRILESGGFVGPTEGRFVRLDGAPIDVEVTAASTTFGGRLAIQMMIRDISGRKLAARKSETQFRTIINALKDSVFLVDNSGVVLEVNDAACKLRNISRADLIRRSVFFGLEERLAESRRKRLEDCVRSGQPVFFEDTRDDIFFENHLYPILDDDGKTTSVVIYAHDATERKRADWEKDSLIRELTAAITEIKTLKGLIPICASCKRIRDDAGFWQQIESYVEQHSGAEFSHSLCPACAKTLYPELYAESEGEGGGNEGF